One window from the genome of Hemiscyllium ocellatum isolate sHemOce1 chromosome 28, sHemOce1.pat.X.cur, whole genome shotgun sequence encodes:
- the LOC132829052 gene encoding zona pellucida sperm-binding protein 4-like — translation MGKAPVGQGAAALRLVSSPISGYKAGWCSGAGPDSGSAMGHWLVWCLCLWAARPFLVSAVCPPEPGWRLPCGLATINSTECIKQGCCFQSPSLSGQSCFYNLRDSPVCTADSQFIVAITRNLTRPALNLSSLYVKDGHEAECRPELITAELVAFRFPITSCGSTQREENGSFVYEMDVLGKRMIQRGPLGSITRDSTFSLHVQCKYKGEHEAGLQINVSVYTLPPPLAASEDGILRLELRIATDGSYSWWYKDSDYPIQRILQESVFIEVHVKDRTDPMIVLRLRDCWATPVPAPDHEVQWSLLVDGCPYEGDDYLTLLHPVGVSSGLQFPTHHKRFEVKTFVFLDGVSEQPLSGQVYVHCSVEVCSPSAQDDCTTRCGPRTRRSALFHEGTLVSAPGPVVLLEVENSQSKQLLNENEPILEQNTILDSGERSVSCEDVIVAGISP, via the exons ATGGGGAAAGCCCCCGTGGGGCAGGGAGCTGCTGCACTGCGATTGGTTTCCTCACCAATTAGCGGCTATAAAGCGGGTTGGTGCTCAGGGGCGGGCCCCGATTCAGGCAGTGCGATGGGTCATTGGTTGGTTTGGTGTCTGTGCCTTTGGGCCGCTCGGCCCTTCCTGGTCTCTGCTGTGTGTCCTCCGGAGCCGGGCTGGAGGCTGCCGTGTGGCCTGGCCACTATCAACAGCACTGAGTGCATCAAGCAGGGCTGCTGCTTTCAGTCCCCGAGTCTCAGTGGGCAATCCTGTTTCTACAACCTGAGAGACAGCCCAG TGTGCACAGCAGATAGCCAGTTCATTGTAGCAATCACCAGGAACCTGACCCGTCCTGCCCTCAACCTGTCATCTCTGTACGTGAAAGATGGACATGAAGCTGAGTGCAGGCCTGAGCTCATCACAGCGGAACTTGTAGCCTTCCGTTTCCCAATTACCTCTTGTGGCTCGACCCAGCGG GAGGAGAATGGGAGCTTTGTGTATGAAATGGATGTCTTAGGGAAGAGGATGATTCAGAGGGGGCCACTGGGCTCAATAACCCGGGACAGCACCTTCAG CCTGCACGTCCAGTGCAAGTACAAGGGGGAGCATGAGGCAGGCTTACAAATCAATGTCTCAGTTTacaccctccctccaccactagcTGCTTCTGAGGATGGGATCCTGAGGCTGGAGCTGAGAATAGCAACAG ATGGCAGCTACAGCTGGTGGTACAAGGACAGTGACTACCCCATTCAGAGAATCCTTCAGGAGTCAGTGTTTATTGAGGTTCATGTGAAGGATCGCACTGACCCAATGATAGTCCTGAGATTGCGTGACTGCTGGGCAACTCCTGTGCCAGCCCCTGACCATGAGGTGCAGTGGAGTCTCCTGGTGGATGG GTGTCCCTATGAAGGTGATGACTATCTGACCCTCCTACACCCAGTAGGTGTCTCTTCTGGCCTGCAGTTCCCAACTCATCACAAGCGGTTTGAAGTGAAGACATTTGTTTTCTTGGATGGAGTGTCTGAGCAGCCCCTCTCTGGACAG GTTTACGTGCACTGCAGTGTTGAGGTTTGCTCTCCCTCTGCTCAGGATGACTGTACAACCAGATGTGGTCCAA GGACACGCAGGAGTGCCCTCTTCCATGAGGGGACCTTGGTAAGTGCTCCTGGTCCAGTTGTTCTCCTGGAAGTTGAGAACAGCCAGTCTAAGCAGCTGCTTAATGAGAATG